A section of the Citrus sinensis cultivar Valencia sweet orange chromosome 8, DVS_A1.0, whole genome shotgun sequence genome encodes:
- the LOC102622894 gene encoding probable ubiquitin-conjugating enzyme E2 23 isoform X2 translates to MENELCAAASNVNEPATSVHDDNFTARDDSKMNGFVGEPNVNSKDNEVKKLDEAVKNLYSVPHIYRQDVVRSNKSGVIGIVSEVAGDSDSDDSLTDDEDDDEDEDDDGEEGDEDGEEDEGNGEVNNNAVENGDGNRDSDSYKCDSLQAEQVRVLWMDDTDPVQNISDVTVVDRGFLHGDYVAAASDPTGQVGVVVDVNLSVDLLATDGSLIKDVSSKQLQRVREFTVGDYVVLGPWLGRINDVFDNVTVLFDDGSLCKVMRAEPLRLKPTPKTTLEDDGHFPYYPGQRVRASSSSVFKNSRWLSGLWKANRLEGTVTKVAAGSVFIYWIASTGHGADSSTPPAEEQSPKNLKLLSCFAHANWQVGDWCLLPSLEKSSSIQIDRGLSKLQLHDSSKTELDHDQMGSGCDSEEVAEDTNENSELMDLDPETSYGRNNGTVLSKACSEPGSCNRSSSASKEPGHEPWPVHRKRMRKVVIKRDKKSRKKEENFEKALLIVNTRTRVDVAWQDGTVDRRLNATTLIPIDSPGDHEFVPEQYVVEKVADDGDDTSEARRVGVVKTVNAKERTACVRWLKPVARAEDPREFDKEEMVSVYELEGHPDYDYCYGDVVVRLSPVSPAQTDHAAGSVEELKQQTGLNEVKVKKNLGDKKVEDPLGDEASMDFTDLSWVGNITGLKDGDIEVAWADGMVSMVGPQAIYVVGRDDDDESVAAGSDELVSQHATGMSSEAEDSVENNSGRNAALSLPLAALGFVTRLASGIFSRGRKNVDPVCFDSKLEDELPSQRIKTSSGETDSGIESSTQKSDVVDNCGVESSHEEQEEHVNAEAPEFSDGPQSSLTLSTEESEKPTCNRGDTFSFKRFDITKDPLDHHFLGASEQNNNGRKWLKKVQQDWSILQNNLPDGIYVRVYEDRMDLLRAVIVGAYGTPYQDGLFFFDFHLPPAYPDVPLSAYYHSGGWKINPNLYEEGNVCLSLLNTWTGRGNEVWDPTSSSILQVLVSLQGLVLNSRPYFNEAGYDKQVGTAEGEKNSLAYNENTFLLNCKTMIYLMRRPPKDFEEFIKDHFRKRGYYILKACDAYMKGYLIGSLTKDASVGDEVTANSNSKGFKLMLEKIVPKLLSALNELGADCGEFKHLQES, encoded by the exons aTGGAGAATGAGCTATGTGCTGCTGCTTCCAATGTTAATGAGCCTGCAACAAGTGTGCATGATGATAATTTCACTGCTCGTGATGATTCTAAGATGAATGGGTTTGTTGGTGAGCCAAATGTAAATAGTAAAGACAATGAAGTTAAGAAACTAGATGAGGCTGTCAAGAACTTGTATAGTGTTCCGCATATATATAGACAAGATGTTGTGAGAAGCAACAAGAGTGGTGTGATCGGGATTGTGAGTGAAGTTGCTGGTGACTCAGATTCAGATGATAGCTTAACTGATGACGAAGACgatgatgaggatgaggatgaTGATGGGGAAGAGGGGGATGAAGATGGGGAAGAGGATGAAGGAAATGGTGAAGTCAATAACAATGCTGTTGAGAATGGGGATGGAAACAGAGATTCCGATAGTTATAAGTGTGATTCTCTTCAAGCTGAACAGGTACGAGTGCTTTGGATGGATGACACTGACCCGGTCCAAAATATTAGTGATGTCACAGTTGTCGATCGGGGATTCTTACATGGGGATTATGTTGCTGCTGCTTCAGACCCAACTGGGCAAGTGGGTGTTGTGGTAGATGTTAATTTGTCTGTTGATTTGCTAGCTACTGACGGATCACTAATAAAAGATGTGTCATCTAAACAGTTGCAACGTGTGAGGGAGTTCACTGTAGGTGATTATGTTGTTCTTGGTCCTTGGTTGGGTAGAATTAATGATGTCTTTGATAATGTAACtgtattatttgatgatggtTCTTTATGTAAAGTAATGAGAGCTGAGCCACTGCGTCTAAAACCAACCCCAAAAACAACCCTGGAAGATGATGGACATTTTCCTTACTACCCTGGACAGCGCGTAAGGGCAAGCTCTTCATcagttttcaaaaattctaGGTGGCTATCTGGCTTATGGAAGGCGAACCGTCTGGAAGGTACTGTTACTAAAGTTGCTGCTGGCTCtgtgtttatttattggatTGCATCTACTGGCCATGGGGCAGATTCTTCTACTCCCCCAGCTGAGGAACAGAGCCCTAAGAACTTAAAATTGTTATCTTGTTTTGCACATGCAAATTGGCAAGTAGGTGACTGGTGTCTTCTTCCATCCTTGGAAAAATCATCCTCCATTCAGATAGACAGGGGTTTGTCAAAGTTGCAACTTCATGATTCCAGCAAAACTGAATTAGATCATGATCAAATGGGAAGTGGGTGTGATTCTGAAGAGGTAGCAGAGGATACAAATGAGAATAGTGAATTAATGGACCTTGATCCTGAGACTTCATATGGCAGAAACAATGGAACTGTTCTCAGTAAAGCCTGTTCTGAACCTGGTTCTTGTAATCGTTCATCATCGGCTTCAAAGGAGCCAGGCCATGAACCGTGGCCTGTTCATCGGAAAAGGATGCGTAAGGTCGTAATTAAAAGAGACAAGAAGTCTCGAAAGAAGgaggaaaattttgaaaaagctcTGTTAATTGTCAATACAAGGACCAGGGTTGATGTGGCATGGCAGGATGGAACTGTAGATCGCAGACTAAATGCAACAACTTTAATTCCAATTGATAGCCCTGGTGATCATGAATTTGTTCCGGAACAGTATGTAGTTGAGAAGGTGGCTGATGATGGGGATGATACTTCTGAAGCCAGGCGTGTTGGGGTTGTTAAAACTGTAAATGCAAAGGAGCGGACAGCTTGTGTAAGGTGGTTAAAGCCAGTTGCTAGAGCGGAAGATCCTCGGGAGTTTGACAAGGAGGAAATGGTAAGTGTGTATGAGCTGGAGGGACATCCAGATTATGATTATTGTTATGGTGATGTAGTTGTTCGACTGTCCCCAGTTTCACCTGCACAAACAGACCATGCTGCGGGTTCTGTTGAGGAATTAAAGCAGCAAACTGGATTAAATGAGgttaaagtaaaaaagaacTTGGGGGATAAAAAAGTTGAGGATCCGTTAGGTGATGAGGCTTCCATGGATTTCACCGATCTGTCTTGGGTTGGGAATATAACTGGCCTCAAGGATGGTGATATTGAAGTTGCATGGGCTGATGGAATGGTTTCAATG GTTGGACCTCAAGCAATTTATGTTGTTGGtcgagatgatgatgatgagtcTGTCGCTGCTGGGAGCGAT GAACTTGTATCCCAGCATGCAACTGGAATGAGCTCTGAGGCTGAGGACAGTGTAGAAAATAATTCTGGACGAAATGCTGCTTTGTCTCTCCCTTTAGCTGCTCTTGGATTTGTTACCAGACTTGCATCCGGAATATTCTCAAGGGGCCGGAAAAATGTAGATCCAGTTTGTTTTGATTCCAAACTTGAGGACGAACTTCCATCTCAGAGAATAAAAACAAGTTCTGGGGAAACTGATTCTGGCATTGAGTCCAGCACTCAAAAATCTGATGTCGTAGATAATTGTGGTGTGGAAAGCAGTcatgaagaacaagaagagcACGTCAATGCTGAGGCCCCAGAATTTTCAGATGGACCACAATCTTCTTTAACCTTGAGCACTGAAGAATCGGAGAAGCCAACATGTAACAGGGGTGACACTTTCAGTTTCAAGCGCTTTGATATCACTAAAGATCCTCTGGATCATCATTTTCTTGGTGCAAGCGAACAG AATAACAATGGAAGGAAGTGGTTGAAGAAGGTCCAGCAAGATTGGAGCATCCTTCAGAACAATTTGCCTG ATGGGATCTATGTACGGGTTTATGAAGATCGTATGGATCTTTTAAGGGCAGTAATAGTTGGGGCATATGGAACACCTTATCAAGATGgtctctttttctttgattttcatCTACCTCCTGCATATCCTGATGTTCCACTG TCAGCATACTATCATTCTGGTGGTTGGAAGATAAATCCTAATTTATATGAGGAAGGGAATGTATGCCTTAGCCTTCTGAATACATGGACTGGCAGAGGAAATGAAGTCTGGGATCCAACTTCATCTAGCATTCTTCAAGTCCTGGTCTCACTCCAGGGGTTGGTGCTAAATTCTAGGCCATATTTTAATGAAGCAGGGTATGATAAGCAGGTTGGGACAGCGGAAGGAGAGAAAAACTCATTGGCTTACAATGAGAATACTTTCTTGCTTAACTGCAAGACAATGATTTATCTCATGCGCAGGCCTCCAAAG GACTTTGAAGAGTTTATCAAAGACCATTTCAGGAAGCGTGGTTACTACATTCTTAAGGCCTGTGATGCATATATGAAGGGCTActtaattggttctctcacCAAAGATGCGTCCGTAGGTGATGAAGTTACTGCAAATTCAAACTCAAAAGGCTTTAAGCTGATGTTAGAGAAAATTGTGCCAAAGCTTTTGTCTGCACTTAATGAATTAGGAGCTGATTGCGGTGAATTCAAGCATTTGCAAGAGTCATAG
- the LOC102622894 gene encoding probable ubiquitin-conjugating enzyme E2 23 isoform X1: protein MENELCAAASNVNEPATSVHDDNFTARDDSKMNGFVGEPNVNSKDNEVKKLDEAVKNLYSVPHIYRQDVVRSNKSGVIGIVSEVAGDSDSDDSLTDDEDDDEDEDDDGEEGDEDGEEDEGNGEVNNNAVENGDGNRDSDSYKCDSLQAEQVRVLWMDDTDPVQNISDVTVVDRGFLHGDYVAAASDPTGQVGVVVDVNLSVDLLATDGSLIKDVSSKQLQRVREFTVGDYVVLGPWLGRINDVFDNVTVLFDDGSLCKVMRAEPLRLKPTPKTTLEDDGHFPYYPGQRVRASSSSVFKNSRWLSGLWKANRLEGTVTKVAAGSVFIYWIASTGHGADSSTPPAEEQSPKNLKLLSCFAHANWQVGDWCLLPSLEKSSSIQIDRGLSKLQLHDSSKTELDHDQMGSGCDSEEVAEDTNENSELMDLDPETSYGRNNGTVLSKACSEPGSCNRSSSASKEPGHEPWPVHRKRMRKVVIKRDKKSRKKEENFEKALLIVNTRTRVDVAWQDGTVDRRLNATTLIPIDSPGDHEFVPEQYVVEKVADDGDDTSEARRVGVVKTVNAKERTACVRWLKPVARAEDPREFDKEEMVSVYELEGHPDYDYCYGDVVVRLSPVSPAQTDHAAGSVEELKQQTGLNEVKVKKNLGDKKVEDPLGDEASMDFTDLSWVGNITGLKDGDIEVAWADGMVSMVGPQAIYVVGRDDDDESVAAGSDVSDAASWETVNDDEMDALENTQEELVSQHATGMSSEAEDSVENNSGRNAALSLPLAALGFVTRLASGIFSRGRKNVDPVCFDSKLEDELPSQRIKTSSGETDSGIESSTQKSDVVDNCGVESSHEEQEEHVNAEAPEFSDGPQSSLTLSTEESEKPTCNRGDTFSFKRFDITKDPLDHHFLGASEQNNNGRKWLKKVQQDWSILQNNLPDGIYVRVYEDRMDLLRAVIVGAYGTPYQDGLFFFDFHLPPAYPDVPLSAYYHSGGWKINPNLYEEGNVCLSLLNTWTGRGNEVWDPTSSSILQVLVSLQGLVLNSRPYFNEAGYDKQVGTAEGEKNSLAYNENTFLLNCKTMIYLMRRPPKDFEEFIKDHFRKRGYYILKACDAYMKGYLIGSLTKDASVGDEVTANSNSKGFKLMLEKIVPKLLSALNELGADCGEFKHLQES, encoded by the exons aTGGAGAATGAGCTATGTGCTGCTGCTTCCAATGTTAATGAGCCTGCAACAAGTGTGCATGATGATAATTTCACTGCTCGTGATGATTCTAAGATGAATGGGTTTGTTGGTGAGCCAAATGTAAATAGTAAAGACAATGAAGTTAAGAAACTAGATGAGGCTGTCAAGAACTTGTATAGTGTTCCGCATATATATAGACAAGATGTTGTGAGAAGCAACAAGAGTGGTGTGATCGGGATTGTGAGTGAAGTTGCTGGTGACTCAGATTCAGATGATAGCTTAACTGATGACGAAGACgatgatgaggatgaggatgaTGATGGGGAAGAGGGGGATGAAGATGGGGAAGAGGATGAAGGAAATGGTGAAGTCAATAACAATGCTGTTGAGAATGGGGATGGAAACAGAGATTCCGATAGTTATAAGTGTGATTCTCTTCAAGCTGAACAGGTACGAGTGCTTTGGATGGATGACACTGACCCGGTCCAAAATATTAGTGATGTCACAGTTGTCGATCGGGGATTCTTACATGGGGATTATGTTGCTGCTGCTTCAGACCCAACTGGGCAAGTGGGTGTTGTGGTAGATGTTAATTTGTCTGTTGATTTGCTAGCTACTGACGGATCACTAATAAAAGATGTGTCATCTAAACAGTTGCAACGTGTGAGGGAGTTCACTGTAGGTGATTATGTTGTTCTTGGTCCTTGGTTGGGTAGAATTAATGATGTCTTTGATAATGTAACtgtattatttgatgatggtTCTTTATGTAAAGTAATGAGAGCTGAGCCACTGCGTCTAAAACCAACCCCAAAAACAACCCTGGAAGATGATGGACATTTTCCTTACTACCCTGGACAGCGCGTAAGGGCAAGCTCTTCATcagttttcaaaaattctaGGTGGCTATCTGGCTTATGGAAGGCGAACCGTCTGGAAGGTACTGTTACTAAAGTTGCTGCTGGCTCtgtgtttatttattggatTGCATCTACTGGCCATGGGGCAGATTCTTCTACTCCCCCAGCTGAGGAACAGAGCCCTAAGAACTTAAAATTGTTATCTTGTTTTGCACATGCAAATTGGCAAGTAGGTGACTGGTGTCTTCTTCCATCCTTGGAAAAATCATCCTCCATTCAGATAGACAGGGGTTTGTCAAAGTTGCAACTTCATGATTCCAGCAAAACTGAATTAGATCATGATCAAATGGGAAGTGGGTGTGATTCTGAAGAGGTAGCAGAGGATACAAATGAGAATAGTGAATTAATGGACCTTGATCCTGAGACTTCATATGGCAGAAACAATGGAACTGTTCTCAGTAAAGCCTGTTCTGAACCTGGTTCTTGTAATCGTTCATCATCGGCTTCAAAGGAGCCAGGCCATGAACCGTGGCCTGTTCATCGGAAAAGGATGCGTAAGGTCGTAATTAAAAGAGACAAGAAGTCTCGAAAGAAGgaggaaaattttgaaaaagctcTGTTAATTGTCAATACAAGGACCAGGGTTGATGTGGCATGGCAGGATGGAACTGTAGATCGCAGACTAAATGCAACAACTTTAATTCCAATTGATAGCCCTGGTGATCATGAATTTGTTCCGGAACAGTATGTAGTTGAGAAGGTGGCTGATGATGGGGATGATACTTCTGAAGCCAGGCGTGTTGGGGTTGTTAAAACTGTAAATGCAAAGGAGCGGACAGCTTGTGTAAGGTGGTTAAAGCCAGTTGCTAGAGCGGAAGATCCTCGGGAGTTTGACAAGGAGGAAATGGTAAGTGTGTATGAGCTGGAGGGACATCCAGATTATGATTATTGTTATGGTGATGTAGTTGTTCGACTGTCCCCAGTTTCACCTGCACAAACAGACCATGCTGCGGGTTCTGTTGAGGAATTAAAGCAGCAAACTGGATTAAATGAGgttaaagtaaaaaagaacTTGGGGGATAAAAAAGTTGAGGATCCGTTAGGTGATGAGGCTTCCATGGATTTCACCGATCTGTCTTGGGTTGGGAATATAACTGGCCTCAAGGATGGTGATATTGAAGTTGCATGGGCTGATGGAATGGTTTCAATG GTTGGACCTCAAGCAATTTATGTTGTTGGtcgagatgatgatgatgagtcTGTCGCTGCTGGGAGCGATGTAAGTGATGCTGCTAGTTGGGAAACGGTTAATGATGATGAGATGGATGCTCTTGAGAATACTCAAGAG GAACTTGTATCCCAGCATGCAACTGGAATGAGCTCTGAGGCTGAGGACAGTGTAGAAAATAATTCTGGACGAAATGCTGCTTTGTCTCTCCCTTTAGCTGCTCTTGGATTTGTTACCAGACTTGCATCCGGAATATTCTCAAGGGGCCGGAAAAATGTAGATCCAGTTTGTTTTGATTCCAAACTTGAGGACGAACTTCCATCTCAGAGAATAAAAACAAGTTCTGGGGAAACTGATTCTGGCATTGAGTCCAGCACTCAAAAATCTGATGTCGTAGATAATTGTGGTGTGGAAAGCAGTcatgaagaacaagaagagcACGTCAATGCTGAGGCCCCAGAATTTTCAGATGGACCACAATCTTCTTTAACCTTGAGCACTGAAGAATCGGAGAAGCCAACATGTAACAGGGGTGACACTTTCAGTTTCAAGCGCTTTGATATCACTAAAGATCCTCTGGATCATCATTTTCTTGGTGCAAGCGAACAG AATAACAATGGAAGGAAGTGGTTGAAGAAGGTCCAGCAAGATTGGAGCATCCTTCAGAACAATTTGCCTG ATGGGATCTATGTACGGGTTTATGAAGATCGTATGGATCTTTTAAGGGCAGTAATAGTTGGGGCATATGGAACACCTTATCAAGATGgtctctttttctttgattttcatCTACCTCCTGCATATCCTGATGTTCCACTG TCAGCATACTATCATTCTGGTGGTTGGAAGATAAATCCTAATTTATATGAGGAAGGGAATGTATGCCTTAGCCTTCTGAATACATGGACTGGCAGAGGAAATGAAGTCTGGGATCCAACTTCATCTAGCATTCTTCAAGTCCTGGTCTCACTCCAGGGGTTGGTGCTAAATTCTAGGCCATATTTTAATGAAGCAGGGTATGATAAGCAGGTTGGGACAGCGGAAGGAGAGAAAAACTCATTGGCTTACAATGAGAATACTTTCTTGCTTAACTGCAAGACAATGATTTATCTCATGCGCAGGCCTCCAAAG GACTTTGAAGAGTTTATCAAAGACCATTTCAGGAAGCGTGGTTACTACATTCTTAAGGCCTGTGATGCATATATGAAGGGCTActtaattggttctctcacCAAAGATGCGTCCGTAGGTGATGAAGTTACTGCAAATTCAAACTCAAAAGGCTTTAAGCTGATGTTAGAGAAAATTGTGCCAAAGCTTTTGTCTGCACTTAATGAATTAGGAGCTGATTGCGGTGAATTCAAGCATTTGCAAGAGTCATAG
- the LOC102623578 gene encoding uncharacterized protein LOC102623578 — protein sequence MAGGRFRELLKKYGKVALGVHFSVSAASVSGLYIAIKNNVDVESLLDAWHLPGLSSKNPEEVSSSSSQSTGKIPLEGREVHHEGGIGSISNGGESTVVIREEGKKERNRTAELAASSGGALALAVLCNKALFPIRVPITIALTPPVARFLARRRIFKTNV from the coding sequence atggcTGGAGGCCGATTCAGGGAGCTTCTAAAGAAGTACGGAAAGGTAGCACTTGGGGTCCACTTCTCCGTCTCCGCAGCCTCCGTCTCCGGCCTTTACATCGCCATCAAGAACAACGTCGACGTCGAATCGCTACTCGACGCGTGGCACCTCCCAGGCCTCTCTTCCAAAAACCCAGAAGAGGTTTCGAGTTCGTCATCCCAATCCACTGGTAAGATCCCTCTAGAAGGCCGAGAGGTACACCACGAAGGTGGCATTGGCAGCATTAGTAATGGTGGTGAATCAACGGTGGTGATTCGAGAGGAGGGGAAGAAGGAGAGGAATCGTACGGCTGAGCTTGCTGCATCATCTGGTGGGGCCTTGGCTTTGGCCGTGCTGTGTAACAAGGCCCTTTTTCCGATAAGGGTACCGATAACCATCGCGCTTACGCCTCCAGTGGCGAGATTCTTGGCTAGGAGGAGGATTTTCAAGACCAAtgtatga
- the LOC107178051 gene encoding basic blue protein-like codes for MEDQKVFRFYSFPIIILINYLFFTGIKSEVYTVGGDEQWNTGANFDSWSQQYNYSIGDVLVFKYTEGQHNVYEVTQATYRSCVASSGVIAKYESGNDQVTLTEAKKYWFICNVAGHCLGGMRFSIDVKEISNTNSTAAAAPTLPPEILEPSNSFVSFAFQRWNIVIYIITCVILLYT; via the exons ATGGAAGATCAAAAGGTTTTCAGATTCTATAGCTTCCCAATCATTATTTTGATCAATTATTTGTTCTTCACAGGCATCAAATCTGAAGTTTATACTGTTGGTGGTGATGAGCAATGGAATACCGGGGCCAATTTCGATTCATGGTCACAACAATACAATTACAGCATTGGTGACGTTCTAG TTTTCAAGTATACTGAGGGGCAACACAATGTGTATGAAGTAACACAAGCTACATATCGATCATGTGTTGCAAGCAGTGGAGTGATagcaaaatatgagagtgGAAATGATCAAGTCACACTCACAGAGGCAAAGAAATATTGGTTTATCTGTAATGTAGCAGGTCATTGTCTTGGAGGAATGAGATTCAGCATTGATGTGAAAGAAATATCCAACACTAATTCAACAGCAGCTGCAGCACCAACCCTACCACCAGAAATTTTGGAACCATCTAATTCTTTTGTAAGCTTTGCTTTTCAAAGGTGGAACATTGTgatttacattattacatgtgtaattttattatatacttaA
- the LOC102611911 gene encoding transcription factor ABORTED MICROSPORES gives MTVVQTLMDRLRPLVGLKGWDYCVLWKLSDDQRFIAWIDCCCAGIEGTQNDDGDELHFPVSPFLPCRDVIFPHPRTKSCELLSQLPSSMPLDSGIYAQSLISNQPRWLNFSNSADLEVMEETLWTRVLIPIMGGLIELFATKEVSEEPHVIDFIIAQCNISMEQDPMNMNTSCYLDNASSSVNVHAMALENSDVPYELSVDRIRICSGCTSPVNFLQQFGYSSSSKNVKRHRNDVFFEGSRDDSTHQNGIQEMDNASNMNMQFMEPNMGNKELQQGNYDDLNKDLIKPDQNNNNNNNGRSDSISDCSDQIDDLEDDVKYRPRRNGKEPQSKNLVAERKRRKKLNDRLYALRALVPIITKLDRATILVDAIEYVKQLQKQEKELKEELEENSDDDGAAKNDDMGISVNNHNAVKSESLTQNGTNFGPKTEPKQCHMGNGRKQDQDSENTIDKGQQMEVQVEVAQLNGNEFFIKVFCEHKPGGFVRLMEALNSLGLEVTNANVTSRTGLVSNVFNVKKRDNEMVQADHVRDSLLELTRNPAREWIENVAKASDSTVNNGINYHHHEQHLHSHHMSTHHHHLHHN, from the exons ATGACAGTTGTTCAAACCCTAATGGATAGACTGAGGCCACTAGTGGGCCTGAAAGGCTGGGACTACTGCGTTCTTTGGAAATTGAGTGATGATCAAAG GTTTATCGCATGGATAGATTGTTGCTGTGCTGGAATTGAGGGCACACAAAATGATGATGGAGACGAACTTCACTTTCCAGTTTCTCCATTTCTTCCTTGCAGGGATGTTATATTTCCACATCCAAGAACCAAATCTTGTGAGCTTCTTTCTCAACTTCCTTCTTCAATGCCTCTTGACTCCGG GATTTACGCGCAAAGTTTGATATCAAACCAACCTCGATGGCTAAACTTCTCTAATAGCGCTGATTTAGAAGTTATGGAGGAAACACTTTGGACTAGGGTTTTGATTCCAATAATGGGAGGATTGATTGAGCTATTTGCTACCAAAGAA GTAAGTGAAGAACCACATGTGATTGATTTTATCATAGCTCAATGTAACATATCAATGGAGCAGGATCCTATGAATATGAACACAAGCTGCTATTTAGATAATGCTAGTTCCTCAGTTAATGTGCACGCCATGGCATTGGAAAACAGTGATGTGCCATATGAGCTCTCCGTTGATCGAATTCGCATCTGCAGTGGTTGTACTTCTCCAGTGAATTTCTTGCAGCAATTTGGTTACAGCAGCAGCTCTAAAAATGTTAAACGTCACAGAAACGATGTGTTCTTTGAAGGGTCGCGTGATGATTCAACTCATCAAAATGGAATTCAAGAGATGGATAATGCATCAAACATGAACATGCAATTTATGGAGCCTAATATGGGAAACAAGGAGCTGCAACAAGGGAATTATGATGATCTTAATAAGGACTTGATCAAACCGGAtcagaataataataataataacaatggaCGGTCAGATTCTATCTCGGATTGTAGTGATCAGATTGATGATCTGGAAGATGACGTAAAGTACAGGCCGCGGAGAAATGGGAAGGAGCCTCAGTCTAAGAATCTTGTGGCTGAGAGGAAGAGGAGGAAGAAGCTCAATGATAGACTTTATGCACTTCGAGCTTTGGTTCCCATTATTACTAAA CTGGATAGGGCTACCATTCTTGTGGATGCAATTGAATATGTGAAGCAGTTGCAAAAGCAAGAGAAAGAGCTAAAAGAGGAGCTAGAGGAGAACTCGGATGATGATGGAGCTGCAAAGAATGATGATATGGGCATCAGTGTTAATAACCACAACGCTGTGAAATCAGAGAGTTTAACCCAAAATGGGACGAATTTTGGTCCCAAAACTGAACCTAAGCAGTGTCATATGGGCAATGGTCGTAAACAGGATCAGGATTCGGAAAATACTATTGATAAAGGACAACAAATGGAG GTGCAAGTTGAAGTGGCGCAATTAAATGGGAATGAGTTCTTTATTAAGGTGTTTTGTGAGCATAAGCCTGGTGGGTTTGTGAGATTAATGGAGGCTTTGAATTCTTTGGGACTGGAAGTGACAAATGCGAACGTAACTAGCCGCACAGGACTTGTGTCTAATGTTTTCAATGTGAAG AAAAGAGATAATGAGATGGTTCAAGCTGATCATGTAAGGGACTCATTGCTGGAGCTCACGAGAAACCCGGCAAGAGAGTGGATTGAGAATGTGGCTAAAGCTTCAGATAGTACGGTCAATAATGGGATTAATTATCATCACCATGAGCAGCACCTTCACAGTCACCATATGAGTACCCATCACCACCATCTTCATCATAATTAA